The Candidatus Gracilibacteria bacterium genome segment GGATGAGCTTTGGCAAATGTATGAATCCCTTGAATGAAAATCAATATTCCTTTGGAATGTTTATCGTGAGAGGTGACTGACAAAGAAAAAATGAAATGCATTGTATGGAGAGATTTTTGTATGGAAAATAATTCAAGTCCTCGTAGTGTTCAATTTTGTAGTGAAGTATTTTTGTGGAATTTATGATTTTAAAAGTTTCTATTATGAAAACTCATCACGAAATTCTTCATGGAACTTCACTCAAAAATATTCTTGAAATACTTGAGTGAGAATATGGTTTTGAGTGACTTGATAGCAGACTCAAAATGAATTGCTTCGCAAATAATCCAAGTTTAAAATCAAGTCTGACATTTCTCAAAAAAACTCCATGGGCTCGTGAAAAGGTTGAAGAGCTATATGTAGAATATATTCGAAATAAATAAAAAACTCTCATTATGAGAGTTTTTTATTGTTTAGACTTATCTTTCAATAGTTTTCATATTCCTTTTTCTACTCAGGGAGTTTGATTATGATAATAGGGCATCATTACTTTTCTGAGATCTCTCACTGGAACTCTAAATTCTCTCATTCCATTTTCTCAGATAGCATTTATTTCCAGTTCTTTTTTATGTATGAGCTCTGCCCAATGTGTAGAATTAAAATCCATTAAAGGGTACTGTATTTTAAGTCTCTGTATCTCCTCTGACTCAGGATTTATTAAAGACATAAGGGGATACTTGAGTACTTGATTCCAATAATTCTTGATTTCACTATCTTGGATTTCTGAGATAATCTCAAGAATTAAGCATGTTTGATAGAGTAGAAATTCTTTTAATGGTACTCAAAGTTCATCTATCTCATCAAAGATATCTCGATGAAATGTTGCTGAAGCGATCTCTTGGGGGCTATGAATTTCTGCTCAAGATGTATTTCTTGCAATTCCCCTTTCAAATCATAATTGATTTTTTAAGAGTTTATTAGCTCAGGTGGTATCAGCCGGAATTGCAACTCAAAACCTATGCATTGTAGCATCGTGATTCATCAGTGCAAAAACAGCTCAGAAACTTTTTTCTAATTGTTTAAATGTTTCAATTTTAAGTTCTTCTATTGAAGCTGCAATGACTTTATGATCAATTCTAATACATCATATAGACTGCATTTTATTTTCCATTCCTTGTGCATTATCTCTTTTAAAAAATGTATGTTGAAATAAGTATCTCCCAAATCTTTTATAGAAAAATAATATATCTACAATATTTACTCAAGGTATTTGTGGTTCATAATTTGAACTTACTAAAGCAATAGAGCTTGAAAAAAGGAGCTCATTGTCTCTTATATTTCCTCCTAGTATTTCGTGAGCCTCTTTGCTCATACGACTTATAATATCTCGAGTAGCTCATCAAGCTCATAGAGCATTGTGAATTTTTCTATCAAGCCCTGTTTGATCTGAAAGTCATGTTATTCTAAGTGAGTTCAAA includes the following:
- a CDS encoding DUF2132 domain-containing protein produces the protein MILKVSIMKTHHEILHGTSLKNILEILEGEYGFEGLDSRLKMNCFANNPSLKSSLTFLKKTPWAREKVEELYVEYIRNK